The following are encoded in a window of Acidimicrobiales bacterium genomic DNA:
- a CDS encoding SRPBCC family protein, translating into MELLAELDAPCSPEHLFGWLDDLDRYPEWLGIIRRTRRDDQVDHDQPPAWTVDLEAQLGPLSRAKRLRMERTTCDHPRLVVFERRELDGRDHGGWVLRAEVAPTNLGSHLAVSLRYDGRLWGPAVAAVLNQEIERSRQRLLALVSS; encoded by the coding sequence GTGGAGCTGCTCGCCGAACTCGATGCCCCCTGTTCACCCGAGCACCTGTTCGGGTGGCTCGACGACCTCGACCGCTACCCCGAGTGGCTCGGAATCATCCGCCGCACCCGACGCGACGACCAGGTCGACCACGACCAACCGCCAGCGTGGACCGTCGACCTCGAAGCCCAGCTGGGCCCGCTGTCGCGGGCCAAGCGGCTGCGGATGGAGCGCACCACCTGCGACCACCCCCGGCTCGTGGTGTTCGAGCGCCGCGAGCTCGACGGGCGCGACCACGGTGGGTGGGTGCTGCGGGCCGAGGTGGCCCCCACGAATCTCGGCAGCCATCTGGCCGTGTCGCTGCGCTACGACGGGCGGCTCTGGGGTCCGGCGGTGGCGGCGGTGCTCAACCAGGAGATCGAACGGTCGCGGCAGCGGTTGCTCGCCCTCGTCTCCTCCTGA
- a CDS encoding Fur family transcriptional regulator: protein MTAVDDLDGRLRGAGLRSTRQRATVLSLLDTVDGHLSADELVGALADHGTALPRSTVFKVLDDLVGAGLVLRAELGPGAARFESAAAAGPHHHFVCRVCGAIEDVPHEVVPVDTRRIVAEHEVHRIEIVLRGRCSACRSRDRSPGSQRPD, encoded by the coding sequence GTGACAGCGGTCGACGACCTCGACGGTCGCCTGCGCGGCGCGGGGCTGCGAAGCACCCGCCAGCGGGCGACGGTCCTGTCGTTGCTCGACACCGTCGACGGCCACCTGAGCGCCGACGAGCTGGTCGGGGCGCTCGCCGATCACGGCACCGCCCTGCCCCGTTCCACCGTCTTCAAGGTCCTCGACGACCTCGTCGGTGCGGGCTTGGTGCTGCGCGCCGAGCTCGGGCCGGGAGCGGCCCGCTTCGAGAGCGCCGCCGCCGCCGGACCCCACCACCACTTCGTGTGCCGGGTCTGTGGCGCCATCGAGGACGTGCCCCACGAGGTCGTGCCGGTCGACACCCGGCGGATCGTTGCCGAGCACGAGGTCCATCGGATCGAGATCGTGCTTCGGGGCCGATGCTCGGCCTGCCGGTCCCGGGATCGCTCGCCCGGGTCCCAGCGGCCAGACTGA